CGGTCAATACCTGTCCTGCCGTGAGTTCCCATAACTATCATATCAACTTTTGCGGATTTAGCGAAAGTGAGAATTTCTTCCGCAGCATATCCCGTCAGTACTTTTCCTTTTGTGGTTTCATCTTTAAAGTTGTCTTCTATGAATTTTTCCATAGTTGTGTCGGCACCAGTTACAATTTCACCAACAAAGTTTTCAATTGAACTTGGTGGAACATGAAAGCCGACATATTGGTCAAGCGATGGGGCAACATATAGGCAAATAATTTCAGCTCCCATAGTCTTGGCTATGGTCGATGCGTAATCGGCTACGACAGGGCTGTATTCTGAAAAGTCTACAGCGCATAGTATCTTTTTGATGGTAACCATAAATTTACCTCCAGATTATTAAGTTAAGAAAAAATTTACTATATGGGTCAAATATATCTTTGTTTAAAGAATAACGGATTCGCTGTGTCATAGACAAGCTTTTTCTTATGTTTTATGATAAAAACAGGAAAA
Above is a genomic segment from Desulfovibrio sp. UCD-KL4C containing:
- a CDS encoding universal stress protein translates to MVTIKKILCAVDFSEYSPVVADYASTIAKTMGAEIICLYVAPSLDQYVGFHVPPSSIENFVGEIVTGADTTMEKFIEDNFKDETTKGKVLTGYAAEEILTFAKSAKVDMIVMGTHGRTGIDRILFGSVAEKIVKAAICPVLTIRPE